One window of the uncultured Fibrobacter sp. genome contains the following:
- a CDS encoding M6 family metalloprotease domain-containing protein yields MKTKLLPLGVLLLALPTMLFADIVYQGKRVQAWPEEATPKYNNKSRVLLKTTATTTQSHFAAPKGKIHSLTLLVDFSDEPAPVTISEVEDWLNKEGFNRDGCNGSVRDYYLDISNGQLDLTNEVFGWYRAKHPKSWYDSPDRIVNGADYAASDTLAKEVFDYFDSQVDFSRYDNDKDGVTEAINIVYAGAGKTHGMGIWPHSGWSNIVKDGVRLTHHQMTDMPGKFSLYVFVHESGHMIFGWPDLYWYGDYCTMGNRANDWNPVAINDFYRADQGWIPFVDITSEDVNNITSLEVTKPGEVCYRYKNPARPDKEGLVWSYVRNTGRDKVLKGSGLLMQHYDFSIAGNTASNKLEMRIVRANHTEPSLNGDDDKWPSPGSTATAFFKSGTYPEFSDETYPAITWYNGSKTGLKITDIGTPGETLSFCIGENCTEPSSSSSAQESSSSTAELTVQKIALDVTLPLDNNYAYETLDLKGSEVAQILGIKQSEIEDKATFYGVEPDGTLNSRTTGEGTGHWFDKDGKIVAWDPNGTSMVYSNVDLVTMTSKIGHMPNKVKSGDSFTIRQALVYGSKQVTFEIKVTINENGTTKIISNLGIAKHGKPGSQIFNALGKPVGTRNAAGELPNLPKGIYVEVVK; encoded by the coding sequence ATGAAAACCAAACTTTTGCCGTTGGGCGTTTTACTACTTGCGCTCCCCACGATGCTTTTCGCCGACATCGTGTACCAGGGGAAAAGAGTCCAGGCCTGGCCCGAAGAAGCCACGCCCAAATACAACAATAAATCCCGTGTTCTCCTGAAAACAACTGCAACCACAACGCAAAGCCATTTCGCCGCACCCAAAGGCAAAATCCACAGCCTGACGCTACTCGTCGACTTTTCGGATGAACCGGCTCCCGTCACCATAAGCGAGGTCGAAGACTGGCTAAACAAGGAAGGATTCAATCGAGACGGCTGCAACGGTTCCGTGCGCGACTACTATCTAGACATATCAAACGGACAGCTGGACCTCACCAACGAAGTCTTCGGCTGGTACCGAGCAAAACATCCCAAATCCTGGTACGACAGCCCCGACAGAATCGTAAATGGGGCCGATTACGCCGCTTCCGACACTCTTGCAAAAGAAGTCTTCGACTATTTCGATTCACAGGTTGATTTTTCTCGTTACGACAATGACAAGGACGGCGTCACCGAAGCAATCAACATTGTGTATGCAGGCGCCGGGAAAACACATGGAATGGGCATATGGCCGCACTCAGGATGGTCCAATATCGTCAAGGACGGTGTTCGCCTCACGCATCATCAAATGACGGACATGCCAGGCAAATTTTCGCTGTATGTCTTTGTGCACGAAAGCGGCCACATGATTTTTGGTTGGCCAGACCTCTACTGGTACGGCGACTACTGCACCATGGGTAACCGCGCGAACGACTGGAACCCCGTAGCCATAAACGATTTCTACCGCGCAGACCAGGGATGGATTCCGTTTGTTGACATCACCAGCGAAGATGTAAATAACATAACCTCCCTCGAAGTCACCAAGCCAGGCGAAGTCTGTTACCGTTACAAGAACCCCGCAAGGCCCGACAAGGAAGGACTCGTCTGGTCCTACGTGCGCAACACGGGTCGCGATAAAGTTCTCAAGGGCAGCGGCCTCCTGATGCAGCACTACGACTTTTCCATAGCAGGCAACACTGCTTCGAACAAACTTGAAATGAGAATCGTCCGCGCCAATCACACAGAGCCTTCCCTCAACGGCGATGATGATAAATGGCCTAGCCCGGGCAGCACCGCAACCGCATTTTTCAAGAGCGGAACCTACCCCGAATTTTCGGACGAAACCTACCCCGCCATCACTTGGTACAATGGTTCCAAAACGGGACTCAAGATTACCGACATCGGAACGCCCGGCGAAACTCTCTCATTCTGCATCGGTGAAAACTGCACCGAGCCCTCGTCCAGTTCGTCTGCACAAGAAAGTTCCAGCAGCACCGCAGAACTCACCGTTCAAAAAATCGCACTTGACGTAACACTTCCGCTAGACAACAACTACGCTTACGAGACACTCGACCTGAAAGGCAGCGAAGTCGCCCAGATTTTAGGCATCAAGCAAAGTGAAATTGAAGATAAAGCAACTTTCTACGGAGTGGAACCCGACGGAACGCTCAACAGCCGCACTACCGGCGAAGGCACCGGACACTGGTTTGATAAAGACGGCAAGATTGTCGCCTGGGACCCGAACGGCACCAGCATGGTTTATTCCAACGTGGACCTTGTCACCATGACCTCCAAAATCGGCCACATGCCGAACAAAGTAAAGTCAGGCGATTCGTTCACCATAAGGCAGGCCCTCGTTTACGGAAGCAAGCAGGTCACCTTCGAAATCAAGGTAACGATAAACGAAAATGGAACCACTAAAATCATCTCGAATTTAGGGATCGCCAAGCACGGCAAGCCCGGAAGCCAAATCTTCAACGCCCTCGGCAAACCCGTCGGCACCCGAAACGCAGCCGGAGAACTCCCCAACCTGCCCAAGGGCATTTATGTGGAAGTCGTGAAGTAG
- a CDS encoding Rpn family recombination-promoting nuclease/putative transposase yields the protein MYTQKKKCVDPILELLGLGHLYHGKHPLVWIPDLYPKDKETLKQPTITEHAKPSNPDSNCVREKNAPYGVGHKSNEPEVNEEVDLSQYFVEAGEEGPYASLLTDITFKKAFSPDTEQGKANLLNLLNDMLKGQIKHRITDVASQQSELNDSGSKESKTSIFDLHCRDERNEQIDVEVQIRKKKNFLKRLVFYSSQMIVQQGLPGRKWNYNVKPSFIIAITKHKIFKKDNLPIHRAGIWDYTTGKQLVDCMNFTIVELPKIKKKINNRDSEVTKWMFTLRYLNNLKGLPPALNMGKFKGLLEFAKISRFSKEELERYRYAMHMEWDDYAEEEAFIEDHPKFIKKIEKEAVAKTIRTIERMLKKGASMEKIRTSFGVAK from the coding sequence ATGTACACGCAAAAGAAAAAATGTGTTGATCCAATTTTAGAGCTGCTAGGACTCGGACATTTATATCATGGCAAGCATCCGCTAGTATGGATTCCAGACTTATACCCAAAAGACAAAGAAACCTTGAAGCAGCCGACCATAACGGAGCATGCAAAGCCAAGTAATCCAGACTCAAATTGCGTTCGTGAAAAAAATGCCCCTTATGGCGTGGGACACAAATCAAACGAACCAGAAGTAAACGAAGAAGTGGACCTTTCCCAGTATTTCGTTGAAGCCGGCGAGGAAGGACCATACGCAAGCCTTTTGACAGACATTACGTTCAAAAAAGCCTTTTCACCCGACACGGAGCAAGGGAAAGCAAATCTTTTGAACCTGCTGAACGACATGCTCAAAGGCCAAATCAAGCATCGCATCACCGACGTGGCCTCGCAACAATCAGAGTTGAATGATTCTGGAAGCAAGGAATCGAAGACCTCCATTTTTGATTTACACTGCCGAGACGAAAGGAACGAACAAATCGATGTGGAAGTACAAATCCGTAAAAAGAAGAACTTCCTGAAAAGACTCGTTTTCTATTCAAGCCAAATGATCGTGCAACAAGGTTTGCCTGGCCGCAAGTGGAACTACAATGTCAAGCCGTCTTTTATTATCGCGATTACAAAGCACAAAATATTCAAGAAAGACAATCTGCCGATACACCGAGCCGGCATCTGGGATTACACTACGGGGAAGCAACTAGTTGATTGCATGAACTTCACTATCGTAGAATTGCCGAAAATCAAGAAAAAGATCAATAATAGGGATTCAGAAGTTACCAAGTGGATGTTCACCCTACGCTATTTGAACAATCTCAAGGGTCTGCCACCAGCCTTAAACATGGGAAAGTTCAAGGGGTTGCTTGAATTCGCCAAAATATCTAGATTCAGTAAAGAAGAACTTGAAAGGTACAGGTACGCTATGCACATGGAATGGGACGACTACGCCGAGGAAGAAGCCTTTATTGAGGATCATCCTAAGTTCATCAAGAAGATCGAAAAAGAAGCTGTGGCAAAAACAATCCGAACAATAGAGCGGATGCTTAAAAAGGGTGCGTCTATGGAAAAAATCCGCACTTCTTTTGGTGTAGCTAAATAA